The Populus trichocarpa isolate Nisqually-1 chromosome 2, P.trichocarpa_v4.1, whole genome shotgun sequence genome has a window encoding:
- the LOC7467816 gene encoding uncharacterized protein LOC7467816 isoform X2 — protein sequence MVLEVRSLRKAVVPSTLIENPSPGNLQSTRLALHVNEDGSSCLVYIASGCHVYKLLIPMDNSSVSEGKESLLIPVQTQVMDSSLVNRCPHRSEIQSIVLSETESPGHLVLGSVDGYGHLIVSRLDTSGNDIDQRTYSVLPRDSGVGESSWAGLCFSRSQWSMAAVTRSFCKSIDVYDQDIHVRTLRTLWYPSSLNFLENSGNGSADSILAVAEGCQLTLWDLRMKENGGCLRRISGSLGDIFYAVCSSSTGNVAVGGADRTVTIYDPRRWSPITRWVHCSKYEITGLAFSSLDPDYIYIQGVDYEVLCGQRKECEKVFSFRGDSNWLGFSKCCNRDVVGGWCDSGSIFMADVGVKEE from the exons ATGGTGTTGGAGGTTAGGAGTCTGAGAAAGGCAGTCGTACCTTCTACTCTAATTGAGAATCCTTCACCTGGAAATCTCCAGTCCACCCGCCTTGCTCTCCAT GTTAATGAGGATGGCTCCTCTTGTTTGGTCTACATTGCCTCTGGTTGTCACGTGTACAAACTCCTG ATTCCTATGGACAATTCCTCTGTCAGTGAAGGGAAAGAAAGCCTCCTCATTCCTGTACAGACACAG GTCATGGATTCTTCATTAGTTAATCGCTGCCCTCATCGGTCAGAAATTCAGAGTATAGTTCTCTCCGAAACTGAAA GCCCTGGTCACTTGGTATTGGGAAGTGTGGACGGTTATGGACACCTTATTGTGTCCAGACTAGATACCAGTGGTAACG ATATTGATCAGCGTACTTATTCAGTATTACCTCGAGATTCTGGTGTTGGAGAAAGCAGTTGGGCAGGCCTTTGCTTCAGTCGAAGTCAATGGTCCATG GCAGCCGTAACACGTAGCTTTTGCAAAAGCATTGATGTTTATGACCAAGACATCCATGTGCGCACTTTACGTAC ACTCTGGTACCCATCCTCATTGAACTTTTTGGAGAATTCAGGCAATGGAAGTGCAGATTCTATACTAGCTGTTGCTGAGGGCTGCCAG CTCACACTATGGGACTTgagaatgaaagaaaatggtGGTTGTCTACGACGAATTTCTGGTTCTCTTGGTGATATTTTCTATGCTGTGTGCAGTTCCTCAACCGGTAATGTTGCAGTAGGTGGGGCTGATCGTACTGTGACCATATATGATCCTCGCAG ATGGTCGCCAATTACCAGATGGGTGCATTGCTCAAAATATGAG ATAACCGGACTTGCATTCTCATCACTTGACCCTGATTACATCTATATCCAAGGGGTTGATTATGAG GTCCTTTGTGGGCAGCGGAAAGAATGCGAAAAGGTCTTTTCATTTAGAGGAGATTCAAACTGGCTTGGGTTCAGTAAG TGTTGCAATAGGGATGTAGTGGGCGGTTGGTGTGATTCTGGTAGCATCTTCATGGCTGACGTTGGAGTTAAAGAGGAGTGA
- the LOC7468777 gene encoding tubby-like F-box protein 8 encodes MSFRSIVRDMRDGFGSLSRRSFEVRLPGHLRGKSHGSACELQDQPVVIQNSRWAGLPPELLQDVIKRLEASESTWPSRKHVVACASVCRAWREMCKEIVRSPEFSGKITFPVSLKQPGSRDGTIQCFIKRDKSNLTYHLFLCLSPALLVENGKFLLSAKRKRRTACTEYVISMDADNVSRSSSTYIGKLRSNFLGTKFIIYDTQPPYNNAQLAPPGRSRRFYSKKVSPKVPTGSYNIAQVTYELNVLGTRGPRRMHCTMHSIPALSLEPGGSVPGQPELLPRCLEDSFRSISFSKSIDNSTEFSSSRFSDIVGPREEDEEGKERPLVLRNKAPRWHEQLQCWCLNFRGRVTVASVKNFQLIAATQPAAGAPTPSQPAQSDHDKIILQFGKVGKDMFTMDYRYPLSAFQAFAICLSSFDTKLACE; translated from the exons ATGTCATTCCGAAGTATAGTTCGTGACATGAGGGATGGGTTTGGGAGTTTGTCAAGGCGGAGTTTTGAGGTGAGGCTGCCAGGTCATCTCAGAGGGAAATCTCATGGCTCAGCTTGTGAGTTGCAAGACCAGCCTGTGGTCATCCAGAATAGTCGTTGGGCTGGTCTTCCTCCTGAGTTACTACAGGATGTGATCAAGAGGTTGGAGGCTAGCGAGAGCACATGGCCATCTCGCAAGCATGTTGTTGCTTGTGCTTCCGTGTGCAGGGCTTGGAGGGAAATGTGTAAAGAAATTGTTAGAAGTCCAGAGTTCAGTGGGAAGATCACTTTCCCAGTTTCCCTAAAGCAG CCAGGGTCCAGGGATGGAACTATCCAGTGCTTCATAAAGAGGGACAAATCAAACTTAACTTACCATCTTTTCCTTTGCCTTAGCCCTG CTTTGCTTGTTGAAAATGGGAAATTTCTTCTGTCTGCAAAACGCAAACGGAGAACTGCATGCACGGAGTATGTTATCTCTATGGATGCAGATAATGTATCAAGATCAAGTAGCACATATATTGGAAAACTGAG gTCAAATTTTTTGGGTACAAAGTTCATAATTTATGACACACAGCCTCCATACAACAATGCTCAGCTTGCACCACCTGGTCGAAGCCGCAGGTTCTACTCAAAGAAGGTTTCTCCAAAGGTCCCTACAGGCAGCTATAACATTGCTCAGGTTACATATGAGCTGAATGTGCTTGGCACCAGGGGTCCACGGAGGATGCACTGCACCATGCACTCAATCCCTGCGTTGTCCCTTGAGCCAGGTGGTTCTGTCCCAGGCCAGCCTGAGCTCCTCCCACGCTGCCTTGAAGACTCTTTTAGGAGCATTTCCTTTTCTAAATCAATTGACAATTCAACTGAGTTTAGCAGTTCACGTTTTTCTGACATTGTTGGTCCtcgagaagaagatgaagagggaAAGGAGAGACCACTTGTTCTCCGAAACAAGGCCCCAAGATGGCACGAACAGTTGCAGTGTTGGTGCCTGAATTTCCGTGGGAGAGTGACAGTTGCCTCAGTCAAGAATTTCCAGCTTATCGCTGCAACACAACCTGCTGCTGGTGCACCAACACCATCACAGCCTGCTCAGTCTGATCATGACAAGatcattcttcaatttggtAAGGTTGGCAAGGATATGTTCACCATGGATTACCGGTATCCTTTGTCTGCATTTCAGGCTTTTGCAATCTGCTTGAGCAGCTTTGACACTAAATTGGcttgtgaataa
- the LOC7467816 gene encoding uncharacterized protein LOC7467816 isoform X1 yields MVLEVRSLRKAVVPSTLIENPSPGNLQSTRLALHVNEDGSSCLVYIASGCHVYKLLVEIIPMDNSSVSEGKESLLIPVQTQVMDSSLVNRCPHRSEIQSIVLSETESPGHLVLGSVDGYGHLIVSRLDTSGNDIDQRTYSVLPRDSGVGESSWAGLCFSRSQWSMAAVTRSFCKSIDVYDQDIHVRTLRTLWYPSSLNFLENSGNGSADSILAVAEGCQLTLWDLRMKENGGCLRRISGSLGDIFYAVCSSSTGNVAVGGADRTVTIYDPRRWSPITRWVHCSKYEITGLAFSSLDPDYIYIQGVDYEVLCGQRKECEKVFSFRGDSNWLGFSKCCNRDVVGGWCDSGSIFMADVGVKEE; encoded by the exons ATGGTGTTGGAGGTTAGGAGTCTGAGAAAGGCAGTCGTACCTTCTACTCTAATTGAGAATCCTTCACCTGGAAATCTCCAGTCCACCCGCCTTGCTCTCCAT GTTAATGAGGATGGCTCCTCTTGTTTGGTCTACATTGCCTCTGGTTGTCACGTGTACAAACTCCTGGTAGAGATA ATTCCTATGGACAATTCCTCTGTCAGTGAAGGGAAAGAAAGCCTCCTCATTCCTGTACAGACACAG GTCATGGATTCTTCATTAGTTAATCGCTGCCCTCATCGGTCAGAAATTCAGAGTATAGTTCTCTCCGAAACTGAAA GCCCTGGTCACTTGGTATTGGGAAGTGTGGACGGTTATGGACACCTTATTGTGTCCAGACTAGATACCAGTGGTAACG ATATTGATCAGCGTACTTATTCAGTATTACCTCGAGATTCTGGTGTTGGAGAAAGCAGTTGGGCAGGCCTTTGCTTCAGTCGAAGTCAATGGTCCATG GCAGCCGTAACACGTAGCTTTTGCAAAAGCATTGATGTTTATGACCAAGACATCCATGTGCGCACTTTACGTAC ACTCTGGTACCCATCCTCATTGAACTTTTTGGAGAATTCAGGCAATGGAAGTGCAGATTCTATACTAGCTGTTGCTGAGGGCTGCCAG CTCACACTATGGGACTTgagaatgaaagaaaatggtGGTTGTCTACGACGAATTTCTGGTTCTCTTGGTGATATTTTCTATGCTGTGTGCAGTTCCTCAACCGGTAATGTTGCAGTAGGTGGGGCTGATCGTACTGTGACCATATATGATCCTCGCAG ATGGTCGCCAATTACCAGATGGGTGCATTGCTCAAAATATGAG ATAACCGGACTTGCATTCTCATCACTTGACCCTGATTACATCTATATCCAAGGGGTTGATTATGAG GTCCTTTGTGGGCAGCGGAAAGAATGCGAAAAGGTCTTTTCATTTAGAGGAGATTCAAACTGGCTTGGGTTCAGTAAG TGTTGCAATAGGGATGTAGTGGGCGGTTGGTGTGATTCTGGTAGCATCTTCATGGCTGACGTTGGAGTTAAAGAGGAGTGA
- the LOC7467816 gene encoding uncharacterized protein LOC7467816 isoform X4, with translation MVLEVRSLRKAVVPSTLIENPSPGNLQSTRLALHVNEDGSSCLVYIASGCHVYKLLVEIIPMDNSSVSEGKESLLIPVQTQVMDSSLVNRCPHRSEIQSIVLSETESPGHLVLGSVDGYGHLIVSRLDTSGNDIDQRTYSVLPRDSGVGESSWAGLCFSRSQWSMAAVTRSFCKSIDVYDQDIHVRTLRTLWYPSSLNFLENSGNGSADSILAVAEGCQLTLWDLRMKENGGCLRRISGSLGDIFYAVCSSSTGNVAVGGADRTVTIYDPRRKRWGKTTLPFNRLRHN, from the exons ATGGTGTTGGAGGTTAGGAGTCTGAGAAAGGCAGTCGTACCTTCTACTCTAATTGAGAATCCTTCACCTGGAAATCTCCAGTCCACCCGCCTTGCTCTCCAT GTTAATGAGGATGGCTCCTCTTGTTTGGTCTACATTGCCTCTGGTTGTCACGTGTACAAACTCCTGGTAGAGATA ATTCCTATGGACAATTCCTCTGTCAGTGAAGGGAAAGAAAGCCTCCTCATTCCTGTACAGACACAG GTCATGGATTCTTCATTAGTTAATCGCTGCCCTCATCGGTCAGAAATTCAGAGTATAGTTCTCTCCGAAACTGAAA GCCCTGGTCACTTGGTATTGGGAAGTGTGGACGGTTATGGACACCTTATTGTGTCCAGACTAGATACCAGTGGTAACG ATATTGATCAGCGTACTTATTCAGTATTACCTCGAGATTCTGGTGTTGGAGAAAGCAGTTGGGCAGGCCTTTGCTTCAGTCGAAGTCAATGGTCCATG GCAGCCGTAACACGTAGCTTTTGCAAAAGCATTGATGTTTATGACCAAGACATCCATGTGCGCACTTTACGTAC ACTCTGGTACCCATCCTCATTGAACTTTTTGGAGAATTCAGGCAATGGAAGTGCAGATTCTATACTAGCTGTTGCTGAGGGCTGCCAG CTCACACTATGGGACTTgagaatgaaagaaaatggtGGTTGTCTACGACGAATTTCTGGTTCTCTTGGTGATATTTTCTATGCTGTGTGCAGTTCCTCAACCGGTAATGTTGCAGTAGGTGGGGCTGATCGTACTGTGACCATATATGATCCTCGCAG GAAACGATGGGGGAAAACTACTCTTCCCTTCAACAGATTGAGACATAATTAA
- the LOC7468776 gene encoding protein ROH1 — MPATDYQGSSASLRHSILSLRRDPVHSMDSQQSTSALELELEAFQRQVTERFLELSSAGPDRLLSLAWIQKLLDSFLCCQEEFRVILFNHKSLVHRPPLDRFVQDYFERTVKGLDVCNAIRDGIEQIREWKKLLEIVLCALHNQRMFGEGQFRRAKKALIDLSISMLDEKDSNASSALAHRNRSFGRQQASSRDQHHRNLGHFRSLSWSVSRSWSAARQLQAIGNNLVAPRGNEVVATNGIAVAVYTMNTILLLVMWALVAAIPCQDRGLQVHFSIPRQFPWAQPVVVLHERILEESRKRDRRNAPGLLRELYQMDKCARVMGDLMDWVQFPLTEEKEGEVRQRVNELANVCEVLKEGLDPLERQVREVFHRIVHSRTEGLDSLGRPNHV, encoded by the coding sequence ATGCCTGCCACGGACTATCAAGGTTCGTCGGCATCCCTTAGACATTCTATTTTAAGTCTCCGACGCGACCCCGTCCATTCCATGGACTCTCAACAAAGCACCTCAGCTCTCGAGCTCGAGCTCGAAGCTTTTCAGAGACAAGTCACCGAGCGATTTCTTGAGTTATCATCGGCCGGACCTGATCGCTTGCTTTCGTTGGCTTGGATCCAGAAACTCCTCGATTCTTTCCTATGTTGCCAGGAGGAGTTTAGAGTCATTCTGTTCAATCACAAGTCGTTGGTCCATAGACCGCCTTTGGACCGGTTTGTTCAGGATTATTTTGAAAGGACTGTCAAGGGATTGGATGTTTGTAACGCGATTCGTGATGGGATTGAGCAGATCAGAGAGTGGAAGAAGCTTTTGGAGATTGTTTTGTGTGCTTTGCATAATCAAAGAATGTTTGGCGAGGGTCAGTTTCGCCGAGCTAAAAAAGCTTTGATTGATTTGTCGATTTCTATGCTAGATGAGAAGGATTCGAACGCATCATCGGCTTTGGCTCATAGAAACCGATCTTTTGGAAGACAACAAGCTTCGTCAAGAGACCAGCATCATAGGAATCTTGGGCATTTTAGATCGTTGTCGTGGAGCGTGTCGCGGTCGTGGTCTGCTGCTAGGCAGCTCCAGGCAATAGGGAATAATTTGGTTGCGCCGCGAGGGAATGAAGTTGTGGCTACTAATGGAATTGCGGTGGCTGTTTATACTATGAATACGATTTTGCTTCTCGTAATGTGGGCACTTGTCGCTGCGATTCCATGCCAGGATAGAGGGTTGCAGGTCCATTTTTCGATTCCTAGGCAGTTTCCGTGGGCGCAGCCGGTGGTGGTGTTGCACGAGAGGATTTTGGAGGAGTCACGGAAAAGGGATAGGAGGAATGCACCTGGGTTATTGAGAGAGCTTTATCAGATGGATAAGTGTGCGAGGGTTATGGGCGATTTGATGGATTGGGTTCAGTTTCCGTTAACAGAGGAAAAGGAAGGGGAGGTGAGGCAAAGAGTGAATGAATTGGCAAATGTTTGTGAGGTTTTAAAGGAGGGATTGGATCCCTTGGAAAGGCAAGTTAGAGAGGTGTTCCATAGGATTGTTCATAGCCGGACTGAAGGGCTTGATTCTTTGGGAAGGCCTAATCATGTGTAA
- the LOC7467816 gene encoding uncharacterized protein LOC7467816 isoform X3, translating into MVLEVRSLRKAVVPSTLIENPSPGNLQSTRLALHIPMDNSSVSEGKESLLIPVQTQVMDSSLVNRCPHRSEIQSIVLSETESPGHLVLGSVDGYGHLIVSRLDTSGNDIDQRTYSVLPRDSGVGESSWAGLCFSRSQWSMAAVTRSFCKSIDVYDQDIHVRTLRTLWYPSSLNFLENSGNGSADSILAVAEGCQLTLWDLRMKENGGCLRRISGSLGDIFYAVCSSSTGNVAVGGADRTVTIYDPRRWSPITRWVHCSKYEITGLAFSSLDPDYIYIQGVDYEVLCGQRKECEKVFSFRGDSNWLGFSKCCNRDVVGGWCDSGSIFMADVGVKEE; encoded by the exons ATGGTGTTGGAGGTTAGGAGTCTGAGAAAGGCAGTCGTACCTTCTACTCTAATTGAGAATCCTTCACCTGGAAATCTCCAGTCCACCCGCCTTGCTCTCCAT ATTCCTATGGACAATTCCTCTGTCAGTGAAGGGAAAGAAAGCCTCCTCATTCCTGTACAGACACAG GTCATGGATTCTTCATTAGTTAATCGCTGCCCTCATCGGTCAGAAATTCAGAGTATAGTTCTCTCCGAAACTGAAA GCCCTGGTCACTTGGTATTGGGAAGTGTGGACGGTTATGGACACCTTATTGTGTCCAGACTAGATACCAGTGGTAACG ATATTGATCAGCGTACTTATTCAGTATTACCTCGAGATTCTGGTGTTGGAGAAAGCAGTTGGGCAGGCCTTTGCTTCAGTCGAAGTCAATGGTCCATG GCAGCCGTAACACGTAGCTTTTGCAAAAGCATTGATGTTTATGACCAAGACATCCATGTGCGCACTTTACGTAC ACTCTGGTACCCATCCTCATTGAACTTTTTGGAGAATTCAGGCAATGGAAGTGCAGATTCTATACTAGCTGTTGCTGAGGGCTGCCAG CTCACACTATGGGACTTgagaatgaaagaaaatggtGGTTGTCTACGACGAATTTCTGGTTCTCTTGGTGATATTTTCTATGCTGTGTGCAGTTCCTCAACCGGTAATGTTGCAGTAGGTGGGGCTGATCGTACTGTGACCATATATGATCCTCGCAG ATGGTCGCCAATTACCAGATGGGTGCATTGCTCAAAATATGAG ATAACCGGACTTGCATTCTCATCACTTGACCCTGATTACATCTATATCCAAGGGGTTGATTATGAG GTCCTTTGTGGGCAGCGGAAAGAATGCGAAAAGGTCTTTTCATTTAGAGGAGATTCAAACTGGCTTGGGTTCAGTAAG TGTTGCAATAGGGATGTAGTGGGCGGTTGGTGTGATTCTGGTAGCATCTTCATGGCTGACGTTGGAGTTAAAGAGGAGTGA